TTGAGCATCAATGCCAATCCACCCGCCAGCACAGCCAGAAACACCGCCACCGCCACTGCTTCTTTGCCTGAAATTTGACCACTGGTCAATGGGCGATTGACTGTGCGTTCAACGTGTTTATCAAAGTCACGGTCGGCATAATCATTAATGGCGCAGCCTGCTGAGCGCATGAGGACTGTACCTGCAATGAAAATGACCAGCTCTTTGAGCGGTGGCATGCCACGCGCAGCCAACCACAACCCCCACAAAGTGGGCCATAAAAGCAATAAGATGCCAATGGGTTTATCAAGTCGAGTCAGTTGGGCGTACAATTTTAATTTTTCAAGCATGGCATCATTCAAAACAATCATCAAAACATTTTTCAAAGTAATCAAAGTAAAACTGGCTCTATTTTAACCCATGACTTGAGTCAATAATTGTTCTTGAGACTTCGCACTGGACAATAATCAGACCATCATGCACACGGTTGTTTCGCTCCATGCATCAATGGCTTGCTAATGGCTTGGTTTTTCTTAGGGTTTGTGTTTTAGATGTTGTGCCGATGCCTGTGCGCAACATCCAACACTTAAGCTTATGGAAAGCGAAGGTTTCCTTTTCGGAATGGCTATAATGACCATGCGCCAATGCCCCCGTTGCATTGTTTTGTCATTGAATCGAACAACTGTCATGCCCATGTCAACTCGCCATCGCACCATTGTTGCTGCCAAATACTTGAGTCTAATGGCTTTACTGTTCTGCTGCGCCTTGGTGTTATTCACCGTCCTCCAGCACACTCCTGTCAATACAGGTGTTGGCTTTCTACAGATCAAACAAGACTATATGCAAACCATGCCATGGCCCATTGTATTTTATGTGCATATTTTTTCAAGCATGTTTGCGCTGGTGATGGGTGTTATGCAACTTTCAAAAAAAATTCGCGTCCGCCACACCACGATGCACCGCTGGCTTGGGCGGATGTATGTACTCAATGTTCTGCTGGTGGCTGCGCCTGCTGGGCTCATCATGTCAATTGATGCCAATGATGGCTTCAGTTCTCGCACAGCATTAACCGTGTTGCCATGCCTGTGGTGGTATTTTACCTATACCGCTTATTGGAGCGTGATTCACAGGGATTTTATTGGGCATCGCAACTTCATGGTGCGCAGCTTTGCACTCACACTATCGATCATCACGTTGCGACTGTGGGAAATGGGGTTGATGGCTTACGTTGAACACCCTCCGATGGATCTTCTGTACCCCATGATCGCTTGGTTGGGTTTTATGCCCAATTTAATGGTCGCCGAATGGTGGATACGGCGAACAGCCACTTCACATGCAACAGTCAGTTCAGTCAACGAAACGAAAATTTGATCGCATGGATCATGCGTGGGGTGCAATGTTTCAAATTTGCAAACAGTTGGGCTTTACCTACAAATCGATTGCGGCTCACCTGAGTTATTGTGAGTGAAACCACTGTTTTTGCTCTCGTGCAAAACCTTTAAATTTATACAAGCACACAACAGGGTTACAGTTACTGTGTTTTCTTAGTTATGAACCACATCCTTGCTATAGGCAGCGCGGTTCATGTCCACAGCTTCAGCCGTCACGCAACTCACGCGGGGTGCTAAAGCACGGATGTGCTGCACAATGCCAAGGGTCAACTTTGATTTTTGCTCATCGTTCCGTCCAGACAACAAGCGCACGGTCA
The window above is part of the Ephemeroptericola cinctiostellae genome. Proteins encoded here:
- a CDS encoding DUF2306 domain-containing protein, with protein sequence MSTRHRTIVAAKYLSLMALLFCCALVLFTVLQHTPVNTGVGFLQIKQDYMQTMPWPIVFYVHIFSSMFALVMGVMQLSKKIRVRHTTMHRWLGRMYVLNVLLVAAPAGLIMSIDANDGFSSRTALTVLPCLWWYFTYTAYWSVIHRDFIGHRNFMVRSFALTLSIITLRLWEMGLMAYVEHPPMDLLYPMIAWLGFMPNLMVAEWWIRRTATSHATVSSVNETKI